One window of the Patescibacteria group bacterium genome contains the following:
- a CDS encoding diacylglycerol kinase family protein yields the protein MKNVLILANPNAGVEALFMLAKISLLNRLKKEAVFYQIYETIEQVPGKILKSPLDKVIVLGGDGTLHFVTQYLYNKKIDIPIAVIPTGSGNIFALTVGIPITINKAIKTALHGKPKRIPLGIVNDKHLFMISVTTGVHAQIMEKTPRWSKKIIGAAAYYLRLPLDLANIIQHEYQITLDNKKTIQGKASSVFVFNGMPKISRGTFSNMNLFSSKLYVLIVDAIGAKEIAQLFTSIFIQGKLAPKGSQFYETKSLSLITKNSSTRLDSEQSTLKNMTIKTIPGVVRFMLPK from the coding sequence ATGAAGAACGTACTCATACTTGCCAATCCAAACGCCGGAGTAGAAGCATTATTTATGCTAGCTAAAATTAGTCTGCTTAACCGTCTGAAAAAAGAAGCTGTTTTTTATCAGATTTATGAAACAATCGAACAGGTGCCCGGCAAGATATTAAAAAGCCCGCTGGACAAGGTGATCGTTTTGGGTGGCGACGGGACCCTGCATTTTGTCACTCAATATTTATATAATAAAAAAATTGATATTCCAATTGCCGTAATCCCAACCGGATCGGGCAATATATTTGCACTGACCGTTGGTATCCCGATTACTATCAATAAAGCAATCAAAACTGCGCTTCATGGAAAACCGAAAAGAATCCCACTCGGAATCGTAAATGATAAACACCTTTTCATGATCAGCGTTACTACCGGGGTGCATGCGCAAATCATGGAAAAAACTCCGCGCTGGAGTAAAAAAATTATCGGTGCAGCCGCATACTACTTAAGACTGCCGCTCGATCTGGCGAATATCATTCAACATGAATATCAGATAACATTGGATAATAAAAAAACTATCCAGGGGAAAGCGAGTTCTGTTTTTGTCTTTAACGGCATGCCCAAAATTTCGCGTGGAACATTTTCTAATATGAATTTATTTTCTTCCAAACTATATGTTTTAATAGTAGATGCAATCGGTGCTAAAGAGATTGCCCAACTTTTTACATCAATATTTATACAGGGAAAACTTGCGCCAAAAGGTTCTCAGTTTTATGAAACCAAATCACTATCACTGATCACAAAAAATTCTTCTACCAGACTGGATTCGGAACAAAGCACTCTTAAAAACATGACTATTAAAACCATACCTGGCGTGGTACGGTTTATGTTACCAAAATAA